The Prosthecobacter vanneervenii DNA window GTGCCAAAAGACACCGCCCGCAACATCCGCCTCACCCACGAATTCGTGGTGAACCTCGTCGATGAAGCCCTCGCCGAAAAAATGAACCTCTGCGCCGCCACGCTTCCTCCGGGCGAAAACGAGCTTCTCCATGCCGGTCTCACTGCTCTGCCTAGCAGCGTCGTCAAACCACCCCGCATCGCCGAAGCCCCCGCCAGCCTGGAGTGCAAAAGCCACAGCATCATCGAGATCGGCGACAACCGCCTCATCATCGGCGAAGTCCTCCGTGTCCATGTCCGCGATGGCATCTTCGACCCCGCCACCTGGCTCATCAAACCCGCCAACTACCACCCCATCGGCCGCATGCAAAGCCCCAACTGGTACTGTCATACCAAGGACATGTTTGAGCTGAAGCGTCCGAAGTGAGTAAACAGGTCAGGCGGCTCACAAGCGTGATTACTTCACATCGCGCCAGAGCCAGCGCAGCGCTTCAGGGAGCATGGGGGCCATGCCTTTGCTGCCGTGGAAGCACTGGGTCCAGTCGATGCGGAAGTCGTAGTCCTTGTATTTGAGTGCGGCGGCCATCTGCTTGTTGGCGATCGGCCAGTTGCCGAACTTGTTGTCGAGATCGTTCTCCCCATCGAGCAGATAGATGCGGAGGGGCTTGCGCTCGGCGAGGCGGATCATGGAGGGGTAGGCGTGGCCGCCTTTGAGATCGACGAATGAGCCGACCCAGGAGAGCACTTTGCGGAATTTGTCCGGGCGCTCCCAGGCAACGTTGAAGGAGCAGATGCCGCCGGAGGAGCCGCCACCGATGGCCCAAGACTCGGGCTGGGGACGGAACTTTGTCTGATAGCGACTCTGCACCTCGGGCAGGATTTCATCGATCAACATGCGTGAGTAGGCGTCTCCGAGGGAGTCGTATTCAAAGCCTCGGTTTGCGGCCTTGTCTCCGGGCTTTTGTTTCGGCTTGCGACCTGGATCAATGAAGATGCCGACAGTGCGTGGCATCTGCTTTTTGTGGATGAGATTGTCGAAGACTACGGGAACACGCATGGAGCCGAGAGGATCGGCATGGCGGGTGCCATCCTGCCAGACCATGAGGCATGTTTCCTCCTGCGGCTGAAAACCAGAGGGGAGGTAAACGGTGACATCCCGCACGGTTTCGGGAAAGACCTTGCTGGTGCTCCATTCAAATTTTTCGAGTCTGCCTTTCGGTACATCGGCGTGTGGGAGGCTGTCGGCGGTATACTCATAGTGCTCCACATGCACGGTGCCGGCCATGTGGGGCATGCCTTCGGATTCCACACGGTAACCGGTCTCGGTGAAGTTTGGCATCTCGGTGACGA harbors:
- a CDS encoding flavin reductase family protein, producing MELDLTGPLREDAYMILAGLVTPRPIALTTTVDPEGRVNAAPFSFFNVLGDSPPIVAICPGDRSAGVPKDTARNIRLTHEFVVNLVDEALAEKMNLCAATLPPGENELLHAGLTALPSSVVKPPRIAEAPASLECKSHSIIEIGDNRLIIGEVLRVHVRDGIFDPATWLIKPANYHPIGRMQSPNWYCHTKDMFELKRPK
- a CDS encoding alpha/beta hydrolase, whose amino-acid sequence is MRAVILPLLLLSITSASAQNKSGAQPPITPRQIASALKLTATPEGQQKLHDQIMRLFGRQNLTQGKAGAKIEATTVAWAVIDPKPSRVVQQDGTLIGDMLPLGDDGLQVLVTEMPNFTETGYRVESEGMPHMAGTVHVEHYEYTADSLPHADVPKGRLEKFEWSTSKVFPETVRDVTVYLPSGFQPQEETCLMVWQDGTRHADPLGSMRVPVVFDNLIHKKQMPRTVGIFIDPGRKPKQKPGDKAANRGFEYDSLGDAYSRMLIDEILPEVQSRYQTKFRPQPESWAIGGGSSGGICSFNVAWERPDKFRKVLSWVGSFVDLKGGHAYPSMIRLAERKPLRIYLLDGENDLDNKFGNWPIANKQMAAALKYKDYDFRIDWTQCFHGSKGMAPMLPEALRWLWRDVK